In the genome of Gemmatimonadaceae bacterium, one region contains:
- a CDS encoding addiction module protein, translated as MSPNPQFESMSRSALLSEILDLPAEDRLQLVESIWDSLAASAESVPVPEWHQAELDDRLGDPDERATVSWEEVQARLRKPEL; from the coding sequence TTGAGTCCCAACCCGCAGTTTGAAAGCATGTCTCGATCGGCGTTGCTTAGCGAAATCCTCGATCTTCCTGCCGAGGATCGCCTTCAATTAGTAGAGAGTATTTGGGACAGCCTCGCCGCTTCGGCCGAGAGCGTTCCGGTTCCGGAGTGGCATCAGGCCGAGCTCGACGATCGATTGGGCGATCCGGATGAGCGGGCGACAGTCTCCTGGGAAGAAGTCCAAGCACGTCTTCGGAAACCAGAGCTGTGA